Genomic window (Spirosoma sp. KCTC 42546):
CTTCTCAAACGATTGGCGGTCGTCGGGTCAGAACAATACGCTTATCAGTGATGAAAACCACCAACTGACCAGCAAGGCAATTACGCAGACAAACCAGGGTAACTTGTTGTCGAACCTGACGGGTAATGTCAATTATAAATTCGACTACGGCAAAGGTCGCGAGTGGACCGTTGATGCTGATTATGTTCACTACAATGGTAAGAGTGGCAATAATCTGGCTACCCAATATTTCAACTCCGAAAACGTGATTTTTCGACCTAATCAGGATGTTCGGAGTAACATGCCGTCAACCATAAATATATGGGCGTTCAAAACCGACTATGTGCATCCGCTTAAAAATGGAGGCAAGTTTGAAGCGGGCCTGAAAAGCAGCTATGTTAATGCCGATAACAACACGCTTTACGATACGCTGCAACAGGAAAATCGGCAATGGCTGCCCGATGCCAGCCGCTCGAACCAGTTTCTGTACAAAGAAAATATCAATGCTGGTTACCTTAACTACGCAGGTAAATTTGGCAAGCTGAAAGTTCAGGCAGGCTTACGAGCCGAACATACACACTCGATTGGTAATTCGATTACGCTGAACCAAACTGTTGATCGAAACTACCTGAATCTGTTTCCGACCGTGTTTTTGTCGCGGCAGTTGGATACCAACAACGTGTTGAACCTGTCGTACAGTCGCCGGATCGACCGTCCTGATTACCAGAATCTGAATCCGTTTGTGTTCTATCTGGATCCATACACGTATCAGAAAGGGAATCCGTTCCTGCGGCCTCAGTATACCAATTCGGTTGAGCTGACGCACGTTTACAAGAACGCATTCACGACTACGCTGAACTATAGCCGTACCACGGATTTTATTAATCAGGAAACGCCCCGCCAGATTCCCGCTGAGAATATTACCTACGTGACTGCCGAAAATATGGGCTCTATGGACAACATAAGTCTGAATCTGAGCTTCCCGATAACGGTTGCTAAATGGTGGCGCATGCAGAATAACATCAGCACCTACTACCAACATTATCAGACCGTGTATTCAGGTAGTCCCTACGAAGTGAAGATAGTAGCCTACAACCTGTATATGTCGAACAACTTTACACTGAGCAAAACGCTGTCGGCGGAGGTGTCAGGCTGGTACAATTCGGCATCGCAGTACGGGTTCTACCGGGCACAACCGATGGGTGGCTTCAGCGTAGGAGTGCAAAAGAAAGTTATGGATGGTAAGGGTAGTTTGAAATTAAACGTAAATGACCCGTTCTGGCTGAATCATTTCAACGGTCGGGCTGCGGTTCAGGATATTGATTTTCGGGTGCAATCGCGCTGGGAGAGTCGCCAAATCAGACTGACATTTACCTATCGCTTCGGTAATCAGAACGTAAAAAGTGCCCGCCAACGCAATTCAGCCACATCGGCCGAGCAGAACCGGGTAAGCGGACAGAATTAAAAGATATATGATATTGATCTACATGCATCATATATAAAAACAACATACATAACAACGGACTTAGTTTAGGTTAAGAAAACGTGAAAGCCAACTCCATTTTGAGGGTTGGCTTTTTTGTGTGCTGACAATCAAACTACCTGCTCAGAGCAATAAGGCTGGAACCGCTATCGATTCAGCTGTTATGCAGCCACTTTGACCGCTTTCTTCCAGTTGAGGAAAGCGAATTAAAATTACTTGAAGGAAGGGTAACTCAGCGCCAGATAAGACGTCGGTAGGCTATTTTGCAGGCGGGTTTTCTCTGTAAACATTACTCCTTTGTTGTGAAAGGCTGCTTTCGGCTATCTGCAATTGACCAGGACGGAGTTGAACATACTTTCCAGGCTGCGGCTGAGAATGACCGCCCGACGGACCGATGGCTGGAAAGGCATCGCTTCCTGACAGCTCAGGGCTTAACGCAGGTTAAGCCTGTTTCTTAAACCTATACAAATAAGGCGCTTTGTTGGCGGCACCTGTAAATTTCTTCTCCAGGCGTTCTAATACGTTCAGATCGAGTATCTTCTTTTGGAAATTGGTGATGACAAATGGTCTGTTATAAACGGCTTCGTACAGTTCCTGAACCTCCCGCATCGTGAACGTTTCGGGCAACAGATTGAAACCAATAAGTTTCTGGTCAAGGTTCTGACGAAGGGCTTCGAGCGCGAACGATAAAATCTCGCCGTGGTCATGAATCATTTCAGGAATGTCTTTGATACTTCGCCATTCGAGATACTCATCAAACTCCCCAGCTTGTGGATTGACTGTATTGATGTCAACCAGGGCGTAATAACCAATACACACAAATCGGCTTGTTAGCCACTCGACCACAGCCGAATCAAATCGTTGGTCATCAAACGTAGTAAGCTCCGACTTTATCGTTTCCTTATATCGACTGTTCACGATACGCGTTTCATCGCCAAATACCCGAAACTGCTCTAAATAGATATTTTCCAGACCCGTTCGTTCGTTCAATATCCTGCATGCCGCTTTATCAATCCCTTCCGTTTTCAGGATATAACCGCCCGGTAATGACCAGGCTCCTTTCCCAAATTTAAATTTGGAAATCAGCACGTTCAATTCTTTATTCCTATAGCCAAAAATCACACAATCAATTGACAGGTGGGCTATATACTTGTCATCGTCAAACTTCTTCATCTTCCGGCAAAAATAGGGTTTATCCACCTAATTAATTAGTTCATATATATGGTTATTTTGTTAAAATGTGGTAATAATAAAATCTATTATATATTTTTTATAAAATAGAAATAAACTGATTACTTTTGCCTTGTCGAGTACGGACGCCCTTACCTCAAATCCTGATTGTATGAAAAATTTCCCTCAAGTACGAATTACGCTACCTCGTTTCAGTTGGCTTGGCCTGGCCGCCGTTTGTATGCTCTGGTCGTTTAGCTCAGTGGCACAAATCAAAAAAGATACCACGAGTTATATCCAGACGCTCGACATCAAAACGGGAAAGATAGATACCATTCTGTCTATCAATACCCATTTTGAAGCCCCCAACTGGCACCCTGACAACTATCTGGTTCTCAATAGTAAGGGTAAGATTTATACTCTAAATCTGGCATCAAAAAAAGTTGCCGAACTTAATACGGGTTCTGTTACCCAATGCAACAATGACCACGGTATTTCTCCGGACAAAAAATGGCTGGTAGTCAGTCATAATGACAAAAGTGATCCTTCGACAAAA
Coding sequences:
- a CDS encoding NUDIX domain-containing protein, whose product is MKKFDDDKYIAHLSIDCVIFGYRNKELNVLISKFKFGKGAWSLPGGYILKTEGIDKAACRILNERTGLENIYLEQFRVFGDETRIVNSRYKETIKSELTTFDDQRFDSAVVEWLTSRFVCIGYYALVDINTVNPQAGEFDEYLEWRSIKDIPEMIHDHGEILSFALEALRQNLDQKLIGFNLLPETFTMREVQELYEAVYNRPFVITNFQKKILDLNVLERLEKKFTGAANKAPYLYRFKKQA
- a CDS encoding outer membrane beta-barrel protein → MKTLFSFSTLLLLTLTTAFGQVLTRGTVNGHVGTQAGKPLEFTTMMLLKAKDSTLVKGAISDIDGKYAFENVGAGQYLVAAQQIGYRKTYSVPFAIDEAHPAHELPALAMSDETKNLKEVNVVAQKPFIEQQVDRTVMNVENSIVASGNTALEVLEKAPGVTIDRQNDQIQLKGKAGVIVYIDGKQTYLSQQEVSNLLKNTPSDNIASIEIITNPGSKYDAAGNSGIINIKMKKNKNFGTNGTFILGTGYGWVNNLNGVRDDLPKFNTSLNLNHREGKINLFGNYSYVNRQSAQSNQITRNIPYNGHTTYFDQNSFRPNQFTGHSYKAGMDYFINDKSTIGVLVNGFSNDWRSSGQNNTLISDENHQLTSKAITQTNQGNLLSNLTGNVNYKFDYGKGREWTVDADYVHYNGKSGNNLATQYFNSENVIFRPNQDVRSNMPSTINIWAFKTDYVHPLKNGGKFEAGLKSSYVNADNNTLYDTLQQENRQWLPDASRSNQFLYKENINAGYLNYAGKFGKLKVQAGLRAEHTHSIGNSITLNQTVDRNYLNLFPTVFLSRQLDTNNVLNLSYSRRIDRPDYQNLNPFVFYLDPYTYQKGNPFLRPQYTNSVELTHVYKNAFTTTLNYSRTTDFINQETPRQIPAENITYVTAENMGSMDNISLNLSFPITVAKWWRMQNNISTYYQHYQTVYSGSPYEVKIVAYNLYMSNNFTLSKTLSAEVSGWYNSASQYGFYRAQPMGGFSVGVQKKVMDGKGSLKLNVNDPFWLNHFNGRAAVQDIDFRVQSRWESRQIRLTFTYRFGNQNVKSARQRNSATSAEQNRVSGQN